A window of Sebaldella sp. S0638 contains these coding sequences:
- a CDS encoding ABC transporter substrate-binding protein gives MKNKIFWLIMLILILTVSCGEKNETSGKGGDKEIVLRFLWWGSDSRHKATLDAIKLFEEKNPGIKIKAEYGGTDGYFQKLSTQLTGNTAPDIMQVDYIWLFNFSKNGDGFYDINQLKDEFNLANYTEEDLSYTTINGKLNAIPVGMNGRAFFFNKSLYERAGVEIPKTFDELLASDKILKQKIGPNAKSLDIVTSDSGAMFFVEYYVEQKFGKTLIDTDNKVGVTKEELTEAFKFYKMLADSGAVISAKDRAGAGNYPDDQNPLWINGELGGVLNWNTMIGSYGDMLKKGDEMIAGDFLTGIGDHKSAYLKVNMTLAINKNTKHPKEAAKFLNFLLSDPEAAKVLGTVRGIPLNKSAYAELEKEGLTKGPVAEGLEKALAFAGPKKSPYIEDERMRQLGLVVTQKLDYNEVTPEQAGEQMYTEMVKLLEQMTR, from the coding sequence ATGAAAAATAAAATATTTTGGTTAATAATGCTTATCTTGATTTTAACAGTAAGCTGCGGGGAGAAGAATGAGACGTCAGGTAAAGGCGGCGATAAAGAAATAGTATTAAGATTCTTATGGTGGGGAAGTGATTCTCGTCATAAAGCCACTCTTGATGCAATAAAGCTTTTTGAAGAGAAAAATCCGGGAATAAAAATAAAAGCAGAATACGGAGGTACAGACGGTTATTTTCAGAAGCTCTCAACACAGTTAACCGGGAATACAGCGCCGGATATAATGCAGGTTGATTACATATGGCTGTTTAACTTTTCAAAAAACGGTGATGGTTTTTATGATATTAACCAGTTAAAAGATGAATTTAATCTTGCTAATTACACTGAGGAAGATCTTAGTTACACTACAATAAACGGAAAACTTAATGCAATACCTGTAGGAATGAACGGAAGAGCTTTTTTCTTTAATAAGTCTCTGTATGAAAGAGCAGGGGTAGAGATACCTAAAACATTTGATGAACTGCTTGCATCAGATAAAATATTAAAGCAAAAAATAGGGCCTAATGCAAAATCTCTGGATATAGTAACTTCTGACAGCGGTGCTATGTTCTTTGTGGAATATTATGTGGAACAAAAGTTTGGAAAAACGCTGATAGATACTGATAATAAAGTAGGCGTTACAAAAGAAGAACTTACAGAAGCATTTAAGTTTTATAAAATGCTGGCAGACAGCGGAGCAGTAATATCGGCAAAAGACAGAGCAGGAGCAGGAAACTATCCTGATGACCAGAATCCTTTATGGATAAATGGCGAATTAGGCGGAGTTCTGAATTGGAATACTATGATCGGATCATATGGCGACATGCTTAAAAAAGGTGACGAGATGATAGCAGGAGATTTCTTAACAGGTATAGGAGATCATAAATCAGCATATTTAAAAGTAAATATGACTTTAGCAATAAATAAAAATACAAAGCATCCTAAAGAAGCAGCAAAATTCTTAAATTTTCTTTTGTCTGATCCTGAAGCTGCGAAAGTATTGGGAACTGTAAGAGGAATCCCTTTGAACAAAAGCGCTTATGCTGAATTGGAAAAAGAAGGGCTTACAAAAGGACCTGTAGCAGAAGGACTGGAGAAAGCACTGGCTTTTGCCGGACCTAAAAAGAGTCCTTATATAGAAGATGAGAGAATGAGACAGCTTGGTCTGGTAGTTACCCAAAAACTGGATTACAATGAAGTAACACCTGAACAGGCAGGGGAACAAATGTACACAGAAATGGTAAAATTATTGGAACAAATGACAAGATAA